The following proteins are co-located in the Brevibacillus laterosporus DSM 25 genome:
- a CDS encoding ArsR/SmtB family transcription factor has translation MAYEDQTEKDVCEIECVEVEKVNQLKPRIKEADGVAPLFKALADDTRSKIIYALSLEDELCVCDVAAVIGISMATASHHLRLLRNMGLAKYRKVGKMVYYSLDDDHVRMLINAGVEHANEHK, from the coding sequence TTGGCTTATGAAGATCAAACGGAAAAAGACGTATGCGAGATAGAATGCGTTGAAGTCGAGAAAGTAAATCAATTAAAACCGAGAATAAAAGAGGCAGATGGAGTAGCCCCTTTGTTTAAGGCCTTAGCTGATGATACTCGCTCCAAAATTATTTATGCCCTCTCCCTCGAAGATGAACTCTGTGTATGTGATGTTGCAGCCGTAATTGGGATTAGCATGGCGACCGCTTCTCATCATCTCCGACTACTACGGAATATGGGCTTGGCTAAATATCGCAAGGTAGGGAAAATGGTGTACTACTCTTTGGATGATGATCATGTTCGTATGCTGATAAACGCAGGAGTTGAGCATGCGAATGAACACAAATAA
- a CDS encoding metal ABC transporter ATP-binding protein: MHNAKNHTSVVSLKSVSFRYEDGKTVLEDIDFSMEKGDFVGIVGPNGSGKSTLMKLILGLILPTKGEIKLFGQPIQKFKDWTKIGYVAQQAAHGASGFPATVREVVASGLVGKVGLFRRLSSDHYQQVSNVIKRVGLSAKENERISNLSGGQLQRVFIARALVAEPELLILDEPTVGVDQESIEQFYQLLRSLKEDTGMTMMIVSHDVGVMIEWVNKVACLQRRLHFHGTAEEFEHKQEQIFQSMYGESVRLLTHHH, from the coding sequence ATGCACAATGCAAAAAATCATACAAGTGTAGTTTCTCTGAAATCCGTGTCTTTTCGTTACGAAGATGGAAAAACGGTGCTGGAAGATATAGATTTTTCAATGGAAAAGGGCGATTTTGTAGGTATTGTTGGTCCAAATGGTTCGGGGAAATCAACATTAATGAAATTAATTTTAGGTTTGATTTTACCTACTAAAGGAGAGATTAAGCTTTTCGGACAGCCGATCCAAAAATTTAAGGATTGGACAAAGATTGGCTATGTTGCTCAACAAGCAGCTCATGGAGCGAGTGGATTTCCGGCGACTGTACGTGAAGTAGTAGCTTCGGGGCTGGTAGGTAAAGTAGGGTTGTTTCGGCGATTGTCTTCTGATCACTATCAGCAGGTATCCAATGTAATTAAGCGTGTTGGTTTGTCTGCGAAGGAAAATGAGCGCATTAGCAACTTATCTGGTGGACAGCTACAGCGGGTGTTTATCGCTCGTGCTTTGGTAGCAGAGCCAGAACTCTTGATACTAGATGAGCCAACAGTAGGGGTAGATCAAGAATCTATTGAGCAATTTTATCAGCTCTTGCGTTCGCTTAAAGAGGATACAGGGATGACAATGATGATCGTAAGCCATGATGTTGGCGTCATGATTGAATGGGTAAATAAAGTAGCTTGTTTACAACGTCGTTTACATTTTCATGGCACAGCAGAAGAGTTCGAACATAAACAGGAGCAAATTTTTCAATCGATGTACGGTGAGAGCGTGCGGCTTTTAACCCATCATCATTAA
- a CDS encoding metal ABC transporter permease: MLADWWNYEFLRYTLFSGLLIGLVCPILGTFLIVRRLSMMADGLSHVTLSGVAAGMLLSKKVAFFSVVNPLFFGMLFSVIGSLFIERLRKIYRSYQDLAIPIILSTGLGLFTVLVSIADGFNQDLYSYLFGKIVTVTIEDLLALIGVAVVVLGTVILLYKELFAVSFDEEFARVSGVARRSINLWFMVLVALTIAASMRIVGVLLISALITIPVAASLQIAKSFRQAIFYSILFAEISVLTGLYFAYMLDWASGGTIVLVAVFILMIVLGLKRLRAILR, from the coding sequence ATGCTAGCCGATTGGTGGAATTATGAGTTTTTACGATATACCTTGTTTTCAGGACTTCTGATCGGATTGGTTTGCCCGATCTTGGGGACGTTTCTAATTGTTCGCCGCTTGTCTATGATGGCGGATGGACTTTCTCATGTGACGCTTTCGGGAGTAGCAGCAGGGATGCTTTTATCGAAAAAGGTGGCTTTCTTTAGCGTAGTGAATCCCTTATTTTTTGGAATGCTATTTTCTGTGATTGGGTCCCTGTTTATCGAGCGGTTGCGTAAGATATACCGTTCGTACCAGGATTTGGCGATACCGATCATTTTGTCTACCGGTCTAGGCCTATTTACAGTCTTAGTAAGTATTGCTGACGGTTTTAATCAAGATTTATACTCTTACTTATTTGGGAAGATCGTAACGGTAACCATTGAGGATTTATTAGCCTTAATTGGGGTGGCTGTTGTAGTGCTAGGAACGGTTATTCTCTTATACAAAGAATTGTTTGCCGTTTCGTTCGATGAAGAATTCGCACGGGTATCAGGCGTGGCCAGACGCAGTATTAATTTGTGGTTCATGGTTCTAGTGGCTCTAACAATTGCTGCATCCATGCGGATTGTCGGTGTTCTACTGATTTCTGCGTTGATTACCATTCCAGTAGCAGCCAGTTTGCAAATTGCTAAGAGCTTTCGACAGGCTATTTTCTACTCCATTTTGTTTGCCGAAATTTCTGTTTTAACAGGTTTATACTTTGCGTATATGCTCGATTGGGCTTCGGGTGGTACCATTGTGTTGGTAGCTGTCTTTATTCTAATGATTGTGTTGGGTCTCAAACGTTTACGAGCAATCTTACGTTGA
- a CDS encoding Fur family transcriptional regulator has product MNLEQALQLLKDKGYKYTGKREEMLRICAEEKRYLSARDIMGRMKDNYPSLSFDTVYRNISTFVKLGILEETELDGEGKFRLSCSTHGHHHHVICTVCGKTKSLPNCPMTVIPEISEEFVVTGHKFEVYGTCKDCNEHIAM; this is encoded by the coding sequence TTGAATTTGGAACAAGCGCTCCAGTTGTTAAAAGACAAAGGATATAAATACACGGGTAAACGTGAAGAGATGTTGCGCATTTGTGCTGAGGAAAAGCGTTATTTATCCGCACGCGATATCATGGGGCGGATGAAGGATAATTATCCGAGTTTAAGCTTTGATACGGTATACCGGAATATTTCTACCTTCGTAAAACTGGGAATTTTAGAAGAGACAGAACTAGATGGCGAAGGGAAGTTCAGGCTCTCATGCTCTACACATGGACATCATCACCATGTGATTTGTACGGTATGCGGTAAGACAAAATCATTGCCGAATTGTCCGATGACAGTAATTCCTGAGATTTCCGAGGAATTTGTCGTGACAGGGCATAAGTTCGAAGTATATGGAACCTGTAAAGATTGTAATGAACATATAGCTATGTAA
- the nadB gene encoding L-aspartate oxidase: protein MFPRHVLNYQTDHLQNMYTDVIVVGCGIAGLYTALEASKKAKVVLISKKGLQDSNTRWAQGGIAAVTAQNDSPALHRQDTMLAGAGICTYEAVDVLVHEGPQRLQELITYGTQFDKNSNGEYELTREGAHSQRRILHAQGDATGAEIVRALAKKVAETTNITLLEEHFAVDILTHQGECVGVVALKPDGEMFVIRSHATILATGGAGQLYRYTTNPEIATADGIAMAYRAGAEVKDMEFIQFHPTALCYPDAPRFLISEAVRGEGAYLRNISGERFMDKYHPQQELAPRDIVARAIVSEMEKTKSTFVYLDITHESEELIKHRFPTIYDFCLAYGLDMVADWIPVAPACHYMMGGVKTDLYGETNVPRLFACGEVSCTGVHGANRLASNSLSEAIVFGHRIVERLQKLSPVMSSISLNESSLRTGKVGNLKKMRLQLQKIMLRKVGVKREAQGLQEALQELESMQTVLSTHTIKREALELKNLLTTAILTTRAALVRTESRGGHYRVDYPEPNEERWHKHITQGINSGLQEESEIRYAME, encoded by the coding sequence ATGTTCCCGAGACATGTACTGAACTACCAGACCGATCATTTACAAAACATGTATACCGATGTGATTGTAGTTGGTTGTGGAATCGCAGGCTTGTATACAGCGTTAGAAGCGAGCAAAAAAGCAAAGGTAGTACTAATCAGTAAAAAGGGTTTGCAAGATAGCAATACTCGCTGGGCTCAAGGGGGCATTGCAGCGGTTACTGCTCAAAATGATTCTCCCGCATTACATCGTCAAGATACCATGCTGGCAGGTGCCGGAATTTGTACCTATGAAGCAGTAGATGTACTGGTACATGAAGGACCTCAGCGTTTACAGGAGCTAATAACCTACGGGACTCAATTTGATAAAAATAGCAATGGAGAATATGAGTTAACACGAGAAGGTGCGCATAGTCAGCGACGTATTCTGCATGCACAAGGAGATGCTACTGGTGCCGAGATTGTCCGAGCTCTAGCTAAAAAGGTGGCAGAAACAACGAACATTACGTTATTAGAGGAGCATTTCGCCGTCGATATTCTTACACATCAAGGAGAATGTGTGGGAGTGGTAGCTCTTAAACCGGACGGAGAAATGTTTGTTATACGATCCCATGCTACTATTCTGGCAACTGGTGGTGCTGGCCAGCTATATCGCTACACCACGAATCCAGAAATTGCAACAGCAGACGGTATAGCGATGGCTTATCGGGCTGGAGCAGAAGTAAAGGATATGGAATTCATTCAATTTCATCCTACCGCTCTTTGCTATCCAGATGCTCCGCGTTTTTTAATTTCCGAGGCTGTCCGAGGAGAAGGGGCCTATTTGCGCAATATTTCGGGTGAACGCTTTATGGACAAGTATCATCCACAGCAAGAATTGGCTCCGAGAGATATTGTGGCACGAGCTATTGTATCAGAGATGGAAAAAACGAAGTCTACCTTTGTCTATCTTGATATTACACATGAGTCTGAAGAGCTGATTAAACATCGCTTTCCAACAATCTATGATTTCTGTCTGGCCTATGGACTTGATATGGTAGCTGACTGGATACCAGTGGCACCAGCCTGCCATTATATGATGGGTGGCGTAAAGACTGATTTATATGGTGAAACAAATGTACCGAGGCTATTTGCGTGCGGGGAAGTTTCTTGTACAGGTGTACATGGTGCTAATCGCTTAGCTAGTAATTCATTGTCAGAAGCGATTGTCTTTGGCCATCGTATCGTAGAACGTTTACAAAAGCTATCACCTGTTATGTCATCTATTTCGCTTAATGAATCATCTTTACGTACTGGGAAAGTAGGTAACCTCAAAAAAATGCGCCTGCAACTACAAAAGATCATGTTGCGTAAAGTAGGGGTAAAGCGTGAGGCACAGGGCTTACAAGAAGCGTTGCAAGAACTTGAGAGCATGCAGACAGTCTTATCAACTCATACAATCAAACGTGAGGCCCTTGAACTGAAAAACCTGCTAACGACAGCCATCCTTACCACCAGAGCAGCACTGGTACGCACAGAAAGCCGCGGTGGTCATTATCGCGTCGATTATCCTGAGCCAAATGAAGAGAGATGGCACAAGCATATTACGCAAGGCATCAACTCAGGGCTACAAGAGGAGAGTGAAATCCGTTATGCTATGGAATAA
- the nadC gene encoding carboxylating nicotinate-nucleotide diphosphorylase, with amino-acid sequence MLWNKRELQRKIEEWLFEDVGHGDITTMTTIPADEKGTGILYAKEPGMIAGLDIAEQVFHTVDHELDFQRLVPEGSQVQKGDVIAEVTGSVQAILTGERLALNLLQRLSGIATRTQLFVREISHTQARVVDTRKTTPGLRLLEKYAVRVGGGHNHRFALYDAVMIKDNHSKGAGGIKEAVRKAREAIPHTMKIEVEAESLKQVHEALEAGADIIMLDNMPCDMMREAVQIIQGKAIIEASGGVTLETVRAIAETGVDVISVGGLTHSVTALDISLDLNQRKR; translated from the coding sequence ATGCTATGGAATAAACGCGAATTACAACGGAAAATAGAGGAATGGCTATTCGAAGATGTTGGTCATGGGGATATCACAACAATGACAACGATTCCAGCAGATGAAAAAGGTACGGGAATCTTGTATGCTAAAGAACCAGGTATGATTGCAGGATTAGATATTGCCGAACAGGTCTTTCATACCGTGGATCATGAGTTGGACTTTCAACGGTTAGTGCCGGAGGGCAGTCAGGTACAAAAAGGGGATGTGATTGCTGAAGTAACTGGTTCGGTACAAGCTATTTTAACAGGTGAACGGTTAGCCCTTAATTTATTACAGCGTCTTTCAGGGATTGCTACACGTACCCAATTGTTTGTGAGGGAGATTTCGCATACACAGGCGAGAGTAGTAGATACACGTAAAACAACACCAGGTCTGCGATTATTGGAAAAATACGCAGTGCGTGTGGGTGGTGGACATAATCATCGGTTTGCCCTGTACGATGCAGTGATGATCAAGGACAACCATAGTAAAGGTGCAGGTGGAATAAAAGAAGCAGTGAGGAAGGCCCGTGAAGCCATTCCCCACACAATGAAAATAGAAGTAGAAGCTGAATCACTAAAGCAAGTACATGAAGCATTGGAAGCAGGAGCCGATATTATCATGCTGGATAATATGCCCTGCGATATGATGAGAGAAGCAGTCCAAATCATTCAAGGCAAGGCAATCATCGAAGCATCTGGTGGAGTGACATTGGAGACGGTGAGAGCTATTGCTGAAACTGGTGTGGATGTGATTTCGGTGGGTGGACTCACGCATTCCGTTACTGCTTTAGATATCAGCTTAGATTTGAACCAACGGAAAAGATAG
- a CDS encoding type III pantothenate kinase, whose protein sequence is MLLVMDIGNTNIVLGMYQGDRLVYHWRIASDRNKTEDEYGMLVLNLFQNAKLTLEAVTGIIISSVVPPLNKAVESMCEKYFAKKPLLIGPGIKTGLNIKAEYPREVGADRIVNAVAAIHEYGSPLLIVDFGTATTFCYIDEKNQYWGGAIAPGIGISTEALFTRAAKLPRIEIAKPATVIGRNTIASMQSGIFYGFIGQVEGIVRRMKQECNSKPTVVATGGLAPLIARETDCIDVVDQHLTLKGLRLIYDRNM, encoded by the coding sequence ATGCTACTCGTAATGGATATAGGCAATACCAATATTGTGCTCGGGATGTATCAAGGAGATAGGCTAGTTTACCATTGGCGCATTGCAAGTGACCGCAATAAGACCGAAGATGAGTATGGTATGCTAGTGCTCAATTTATTTCAAAACGCTAAGCTTACACTAGAAGCCGTGACCGGAATTATTATTTCTTCGGTCGTACCACCTTTAAATAAAGCGGTGGAAAGTATGTGTGAAAAGTATTTTGCCAAGAAGCCGCTATTGATTGGACCAGGTATTAAAACCGGTCTGAATATAAAAGCAGAATACCCGAGAGAGGTGGGAGCAGATCGAATCGTCAACGCTGTTGCAGCGATTCATGAGTATGGATCGCCTTTATTAATTGTTGACTTCGGTACGGCGACAACCTTCTGCTATATAGATGAAAAGAACCAATACTGGGGAGGTGCAATCGCGCCAGGTATCGGGATTTCGACGGAGGCGCTCTTTACGCGTGCCGCAAAGCTACCCCGTATTGAGATTGCCAAGCCTGCGACTGTGATTGGCAGAAACACGATTGCTTCCATGCAATCCGGTATTTTTTATGGTTTTATTGGACAAGTTGAGGGCATTGTGAGAAGAATGAAGCAGGAGTGTAATAGCAAGCCAACGGTGGTTGCAACAGGGGGTCTTGCTCCACTCATTGCGAGAGAGACCGATTGTATTGATGTGGTTGATCAGCATCTGACGTTGAAGGGTTTACGGTTGATTTATGATCGGAATATGTAA